A region of the Acanthopagrus latus isolate v.2019 chromosome 18, fAcaLat1.1, whole genome shotgun sequence genome:
TTTTGTCGGAAGTGGTTCCGATCCACGGCCGTGGGAACTTTCCTACGTTGGAGCTGCGTCCTCGAGACATCATCATAGCTGTGCGGGCCAGGCTGCAGAAGCAGGGAATCGCAGTGAGAGATGTTCGTCTGAACGGCTCCACAGCCAGTCACGTCCTCGTCCGAGACAACGGGACAAGCTACAAGGACCTGGACATCATCTTTGGAGTCGAGTTGCCCAGTCAGGAGGAGTTCCAGGTATGAAAAGGAAGCAAGTTAATGTAATATGTGCTCATGGGGTCCAATCTCtagcattaaaaacattaattctgTTACATGTGCAACACCGAATCTAGCTCTAGggtgttgctgtttttatttttgagatgCCATGTTGGTAATAGCGCCGTTGTAATACTATACATAATTTGATTGTAGAAATTTTAACCATAAGGCTGAATCAATTGTAcaggttttaatattttttattgcattataCAAAAAACTTAACCTCAAGGGCACCATAATATTCACTTTATGCATAGCAAAATTGCAGTCATTAATTGTAGCTGGCATGTTGTtgacctcctctcctcccaggtGATCAAGGAGTCAGTTCTGGGCTGCTTGCTGGACTGCCTGCCTGCTGCGGTCAACAGGGAACGGATCAGCAGTGCGACAATGAAGGAGGCCTACGTCCAGAAAATGGTCAAGGTCTTTAATGAGCACGACCGCTGGAGCCTCATCTCCCTCTCAAACAACAGCGGCAAAAACCTAGAGCTCAAATTTGTGAGCGTGTTGAGACGGCAGTTTGAGTTCAGCGTTGATTCCTTCCAGATTATTCTGGATCGTCTTCTTGAGTCCTACATGCAGCAGGAACCACAGCACAAAAATAATACTGTTGATCTTAAGGACCAGCCTAAAGAGAAGAATAAAgactcttcctctctgcttaAACAGGCCACTGCTCCAGAAACAGAGACGTCTTCTGGTAGAGACTTATCCAGCAAAGAGGAGGATCAGATTAGCCAGACACAACAGGAAGATGAGGTGCATGAAAAGGAGTCCCAGACAGAACTCTCACAACAAACAGAGCAGTCAAACCAGGCAGAACATTTCGAAGttgaaaaagaagacaaagagaaaacaccTCCAGAGTTGAAAGAAGTTTCAGAACACACGGAAAAAATCACTGAGACAGACTGCTCTGACCAGACATCTCTCAACCTTTTGTCAGATAAGAAACAAACCTCTGAGGAAGATGATCCATCAACTCAGACTGAACTCAGACAGGAACCAGAGCTCACAGACAAAATCAAGGTAGAACAGTCAGAGCAAAGCCCATCCTGTGATGGCCAGCAACCAGCACATCCACATCACAAAGAGCTATCTGACCACACAAACCCCCCAGATGAACAGAATGAAGTCACGGAGCAGATGGGACAGTCTGAGCCACCAGAAACCTCAAACGAAAACCAGACAGAGTCTCTGAACCTGACAGAAGAACAGCGCAGTACAGACTTCTCTGAGTGTTTCGGTGATGATCAGATACACATTGAGAAAgatgaaacacaacatgtgtcTGCCCCAGACTTGAACACATCTTCACATGCAAAGAATGAAGCAGATTTGgcagatgaaagaaaagtagaagcagagacagagaaggaagaagagagggaaaatgatACAGATTTAAgtgaaacaacagaggagatTTTAGCTTCAGAAGCAGAAAATATAGACACACAAGGTATTGATTGTTCCTGCTCCACCTCTTCCATATCTCTTTCACTTCACAACAAACAGCCTACTGGCACACAGGATACACTGGAGATTCACAGCACACtacacacagataaaacaccTACCACACTTGATGCTGTCGGCCCTCCAGATACTCAGGATATTTTACCTGCACCATCCAGCCTTGTTTCTGATAAAAAGACCTCCTCTTGTAAGGCCTCAGAGAGGCTATCTCACATGGTGGTGCTCAAACACTCCTCTCCCAAACCCCCACGGAGAATGTGTAGGAAGGTTACCCCCAATCATCACCACAGTCCAGTCTCTGAAAACGAATCTGGCATAGTATTTTGTCAAGATCCAAACCCCTGCCCCGGCCTTGAACCTGAGATAGCCTTTAGACCAGAGCCAACACCTACCAGTTCAGACCCTCCAACTGCCCTGACAACTAGTATCTCTGCAAAAACAAACCCTGGGCCTGAACCCAACCCAACCAGTGATCTAGCTTCAAGCCAAAACCTTACCTCAGCTCCTGATCCTGCCCCTGATATAATCTCCACCCCTGATGCAGATCCCACATCTGCTTTACCTCAAGAGCCATCATCCCCTgagataaacacagagagttCATGTGAGATGAGTATTCAGAGCCTGGAAGAGACACCATCTACACATATGGCTTCTGATGAGCCAAGCCAGTCCACCCTTATAGAAACTGTCCCTGCACCCAAACAATCAGAGCCTCTTGACTCAGTGAACATGTTAgtttcacacactgatgcatcCAGCTCAGACACCCAAGAACCTGTACATACCTCTGAAGTTGAGCTCAGCGACGAAGATGAAAATGGAGAACTAGGGACCAACTGTATTGACTTGAATCAGCTAAACGGCAGCCCACAAGAGACCACACTTagttcaccctcctcctcccactctgtcACACCTCCTGCCTCCTGTCTCACCCCTCCTGTGCTCAGTCTTTCCCCTCCCTGCTTTAGTCCCTCTCCTCCCAGCCTCAGCCCTCCCCCATGTCTGACCCCACCGTCTCACTGCCTCTCATCTCAGATGCTGAGTATTGTCAGTTCTGCTACCAGCCTCAGCTCTCCACCCCTGAGTATCAGCCCTACCTCTTCCTGCCTCAGCTCGGCTCCTTACCTGACCCCTCCTATGCTTAGCCTCAGTCCTCCTCCACTTTCTCTAACCCCCCCTTCCCCCTGTCTCAGCCCgcccctcctctgcctcactCCACCAGTAGAGTCAGAGGACCTCGTACCTCAGGTATCTTCAGACATAGAGCCTTTGATACTGAACAGTGAGGAACAGATTAAAGagtcctcctgtcagtcaggAATTCCTCTCCTACAGTTGGAGGATAAAAAGGAACAAGATTATATCTCATCATTGCCTCAGGTTGCAGAGCCTGTTTCTTTTCCAATCACAATCCCGAGCTCCACCTCACCTGTGCTGCCTCCGTCTCAGTCGGAAGGCCCAGAGGAATCGCCCCCCCCAAAAGCCGATGAGGCATCCAGCTCTGTGCCTGAGAACAAAGAGGTCCCTAAGGTAACAGCAGACGTGACTGAGCAGAGCAACGATCCTCAGGCATCTGGCTCAGTCCCTGCTGTCGAAGTCCTGGCAGAAAGCATGTACGGTGACTTTGAGGCAGCCATGGACCACCTGCGCTACCGCCTAATCGCTACCAGGAACCCTGAGGAGATTCGAGGTGGTGGCTTGTTAAAATACAGCAACCTGTTGGTCAGGGACTACCGACCAGCCAGCGAGACTCAGATAAAGACGCTTGAGCGCTATATGTGCTCACGCTTTTTCATCGATTTCCCTGAcgtgcaggagcagcagaggaagatcCTGTCCTACTTGAAGAACCACTTTATCGGTGAGGAGAGAAGCAAGTACCAGTACCTGATGACACTGCGTCGTGTGGTTGACGACAGCACAGTTTGTCTGATGGGACACGAAAGGCGTCAGACTCTGAACATGATCACAGTGCTGGCGCTTAAGGTTCTAGGAGAGCAGAACATTATCCCCAACACAGACCATGTGACATGCTTCTACCAGCCTGCCCCGTACCTTGCCGAGCACAGTGCCCCCTATTTAGCAGAACCTAGCTACTGCAGCTACTACATACCCCAAGGGGGATCCACTCTGCTTTACCAACCGTACCCCttacacctgcacacacaaactggacttgtctgacacacacaagcatactCATGATTATACAAAACACGCAGTTGAGCACGGGAAGGTGCTTGCCATGTAGAAAGTGCTGGAGAATGGAAATATAATCCAGGGATAAACTGTTTGGTCTATAATAGACCTATGGGGGTGGGATTGAGTGGGTTTTTACAGTAAACTCCCAGAGCACTCTGTATGGTTCTAACATGATTATATTTAATTATCTGGGCTTTGTGGGAAAACAATAATTCTTCCGATATTGTTAAAAATTCCAGAAAATGCTGTATGCACTGCATGAGTCATAGCCCTTTGGTCTCCCTAGGAAACCAACTGTGCTGTTGACATTCACAGCCATGCACGggcacacatatgcacacacacacgcacacacacacacacacacacacacacacacacacacacacacacacacacacacacacacacacacacacacttccaggtTCTTGAATTCTTGTACACTCTTTTCATGTTCTTACTGTGTCGTTCTTAATGGGTTTGTTCAGAATGTGGACCTTGCCTGTGGTTGATATATTGTGCATGGATAAATTAG
Encoded here:
- the LOC119007535 gene encoding flocculation protein FLO11-like isoform X1 — encoded protein: MPQQQGTSMSETKSSQRFHSLNTEQVEVLHQVLSEVVPIHGRGNFPTLELRPRDIIIAVRARLQKQGIAVRDVRLNGSTASHVLVRDNGTSYKDLDIIFGVELPSQEEFQVIKESVLGCLLDCLPAAVNRERISSATMKEAYVQKMVKVFNEHDRWSLISLSNNSGKNLELKFVSVLRRQFEFSVDSFQIILDRLLESYMQQEPQHKNNTVDLKDQPKEKNKDSSSLLKQATAPETETSSGRDLSSKEEDQISQTQQEDEVHEKESQTELSQQTEQSNQAEHFEVEKEDKEKTPPELKEVSEHTEKITETDCSDQTSLNLLSDKKQTSEEDDPSTQTELRQEPELTDKIKVEQSEQSPSCDGQQPAHPHHKELSDHTNPPDEQNEVTEQMGQSEPPETSNENQTESLNLTEEQRSTDFSECFGDDQIHIEKDETQHVSAPDLNTSSHAKNEADLADERKVEAETEKEEERENDTDLSETTEEILASEAENIDTQGIDCSCSTSSISLSLHNKQPTGTQDTLEIHSTLHTDKTPTTLDAVGPPDTQDILPAPSSLVSDKKTSSCKASERLSHMVVLKHSSPKPPRRMCRKVTPNHHHSPVSENESGIVFCQDPNPCPGLEPEIAFRPEPTPTSSDPPTALTTSISAKTNPGPEPNPTSDLASSQNLTSAPDPAPDIISTPDADPTSALPQEPSSPEINTESSCEMSIQSLEETPSTHMASDEPSQSTLIETVPAPKQSEPLDSVNMLVSHTDASSSDTQEPVHTSEVELSDEDENGELGTNCIDLNQLNGSPQETTLSSPSSSHSVTPPASCLTPPVLSLSPPCFSPSPPSLSPPPCLTPPSHCLSSQMLSIVSSATSLSSPPLSISPTSSCLSSAPYLTPPMLSLSPPPLSLTPPSPCLSPPLLCLTPPVESEDLVPQVSSDIEPLILNSEEQIKESSCQSGIPLLQLEDKKEQDYISSLPQVAEPVSFPITIPSSTSPVLPPSQSEGPEESPPPKADEASSSVPENKEVPKVTADVTEQSNDPQASGSVPAVEVLAESMYGDFEAAMDHLRYRLIATRNPEEIRGGGLLKYSNLLVRDYRPASETQIKTLERYMCSRFFIDFPDVQEQQRKILSYLKNHFIGEERSKYQYLMTLRRVVDDSTVCLMGHERRQTLNMITVLALKVLGEQNIIPNTDHVTCFYQPAPYLAEHSAPYLAEPSYCSYYIPQGGSTLLYQPYPLHLHTQTGLV
- the LOC119007535 gene encoding flocculation protein FLO11-like isoform X2, producing the protein MSETKSSQRFHSLNTEQVEVLHQVLSEVVPIHGRGNFPTLELRPRDIIIAVRARLQKQGIAVRDVRLNGSTASHVLVRDNGTSYKDLDIIFGVELPSQEEFQVIKESVLGCLLDCLPAAVNRERISSATMKEAYVQKMVKVFNEHDRWSLISLSNNSGKNLELKFVSVLRRQFEFSVDSFQIILDRLLESYMQQEPQHKNNTVDLKDQPKEKNKDSSSLLKQATAPETETSSGRDLSSKEEDQISQTQQEDEVHEKESQTELSQQTEQSNQAEHFEVEKEDKEKTPPELKEVSEHTEKITETDCSDQTSLNLLSDKKQTSEEDDPSTQTELRQEPELTDKIKVEQSEQSPSCDGQQPAHPHHKELSDHTNPPDEQNEVTEQMGQSEPPETSNENQTESLNLTEEQRSTDFSECFGDDQIHIEKDETQHVSAPDLNTSSHAKNEADLADERKVEAETEKEEERENDTDLSETTEEILASEAENIDTQGIDCSCSTSSISLSLHNKQPTGTQDTLEIHSTLHTDKTPTTLDAVGPPDTQDILPAPSSLVSDKKTSSCKASERLSHMVVLKHSSPKPPRRMCRKVTPNHHHSPVSENESGIVFCQDPNPCPGLEPEIAFRPEPTPTSSDPPTALTTSISAKTNPGPEPNPTSDLASSQNLTSAPDPAPDIISTPDADPTSALPQEPSSPEINTESSCEMSIQSLEETPSTHMASDEPSQSTLIETVPAPKQSEPLDSVNMLVSHTDASSSDTQEPVHTSEVELSDEDENGELGTNCIDLNQLNGSPQETTLSSPSSSHSVTPPASCLTPPVLSLSPPCFSPSPPSLSPPPCLTPPSHCLSSQMLSIVSSATSLSSPPLSISPTSSCLSSAPYLTPPMLSLSPPPLSLTPPSPCLSPPLLCLTPPVESEDLVPQVSSDIEPLILNSEEQIKESSCQSGIPLLQLEDKKEQDYISSLPQVAEPVSFPITIPSSTSPVLPPSQSEGPEESPPPKADEASSSVPENKEVPKVTADVTEQSNDPQASGSVPAVEVLAESMYGDFEAAMDHLRYRLIATRNPEEIRGGGLLKYSNLLVRDYRPASETQIKTLERYMCSRFFIDFPDVQEQQRKILSYLKNHFIGEERSKYQYLMTLRRVVDDSTVCLMGHERRQTLNMITVLALKVLGEQNIIPNTDHVTCFYQPAPYLAEHSAPYLAEPSYCSYYIPQGGSTLLYQPYPLHLHTQTGLV